The Pontibacter korlensis sequence GGCAGCAGGAACTCCAGATAGACGACCTACCCAACAGGCTAGTCTTAAACTCAAAAGCTGCTACGCTATTTGATAAGGATGCCCTGAACAACGATGCCTTTGCCGGTTCGGCTGATGCAGCCTCTACGCCAGACAAAGTTGCCTTGGGTAAAGCCTTGTTCTTTAGCCCTGTTGTTTCAGGGAACACTAGCACCTGCAGTACCTGCCATCAACCTGAGCTGGCTTTTACCGATGGCTTACCGAAGAGCGCCTCATTGGTAAAGGGCAAGTTTGTGCAGCGTAATGCTCCAACACTGTATTACGCCGGCTTACAGCACTCCCAGTTTTACGACATGCGTGCTACTACACTCGAGAGCCAGGCTGTAGATGTAATTCGGAATAAAGATGAAATGCATGCATCGGTAGAAGAGGCTGCCCAAAGGCTAAACCAACAGCCCGACTTTGTGCAGGCTTTTCAAACTGCATTTCCAGGTATGGAAACGGAAATTCAACCAAGGCACGTCATGTTGGTACTCGCCAGCTATGTACGCTCCCTTACCCCCTTCAACTCCCGCTTCGACAGGCACATGCGTGGCAAAGAAGGGCAGCTGTCGGCAGAAGAGATCAAAGGTTTTAACCTGTTTATGGGCAAGGCCAAGTGTGGTACCTGCCACTTTATGCCTGTATTTAATGGCACCGCTGCCCCCGCCTTCACCAACACGGAGGCTGAAGTCTTAGGTGTGCTGGCAGATCCTAAAGCCCCTCACCCTACCCTGGACCCAGATAAAGGCCGTTACGGCTTTACTCCGCTGGATGGGTTACAGCATGCCTTCAAAACACCTACGCTACGAAATATCTCTAAAACGGCACCTTATATGCACAACGGCGCCTACGAAACGCTGGAAGAGGTAATGGACTTTTATAACAAGGGCGGTGCAGCAGGCATGGGCTTACAGCTGGAAAATCAAACCCTGCCCCCCGATCCGCTCAACCTGACACCCGAGGAAACCAAAGCTATCATTGCCTTTCTGCAAACACTGACAGATGAAGTATAGCCAGAAAACAACAAAGGCCTATGTAGTAAATCATAGGCCTTTGTTGTTTTATCAAACTTGTGGGTTCATATGCTATATCGAGTTGTACCCGTAACTTTATTTCTCACAGCTCCAGAGCATCGCGGACATCAATAGCATCTATGTAAGGTTCCAGCACTGCCACAGCATTGGCAGTACTTTTAAAGATACTGAAAACCTGCACCTCATCTCCAGCCCAAAGCTCTATGAATGAGTTATTTACAGCATAAAGAGTTACGGTCCACTTATTATACTTGCGCTGGGCAAGTACAGTCCCGTCTCTTGCTATTATCTCCGCCTGACTCCTGAAAGGGAGCCTCTCAAACATTGAATATTCCAGCATACTTCGTATCAAACAGTCAGCTATAGATAAGGGTGGTAGCCCTTAAATAGTTTCATCCAGGTAGTGCTAATATAAGGCTTCACAAGCTGTTTTCTAATCATAGTCCCGGTGGTACTTATCTACACTTATCCGCGCCACTTTCTGCTTTAGGGGCAGTGAAAAAATTTCAGTCCTGAAAAAGAATTTTTGACAGAAAAACTGTCATTTTTTCGCAGGGCACGAATTGGCATTCAACTTGTTTTGGGAAAGTTAGCTATGAAGCAAATGGTTAACTTAGATAGGTTTAATGGTTAATTAAAGAAAGGAGGGTAGAATTATGGGAACTCTAATGAAGCAAAACCGAGATTTATTCCCAACCATTCCTTCATTCTTTGATGACAATATGTTGAGGGATTGGTTTAACTGGCCGTTACTCAATAACTCAGAGCGCAGCTCTGTTCCGGCTGTAAACATTAAAGAGACAAACGATGCCTTTGAGCTTGAAGTAGCTGCTCCTGGAATGAGCAAGCAAGACTTCAAAGTTGAGCTCAACAACAACATGCTTGTGATTTCTGCTGAAAAAGAGAACAAGCATGAGGAACAAGATGATCAGGGTAACTTTACCCGCAGAGAGTTCAACTACCAGTCTTTTACGCGAACTTTCAGTTTGCCAGAAAGAATGGTGCTAGGCGACAAGATCTCTGCCAAGTATAAAGATGGTCTCCTTTGCATCACTGTTCCTAAATCAGAAGATGCTAAGGTGAAACCAGCTAAGCAAATTGAGATAGCTTAACAAAAAAGGGCGGTAACATACCGCTCTTTTTTGTTATCATCCTATTCTTACAGAGGCTCTCCTTTCCAACATCTATCCAACGCAGGTATCAACTAATCGCAGCGCCATGCAGGCTGTTTCCTTTCACGTTTTAAACCTTCCTGCTACCTTTACCTCTAATAGAAAAGCACTATATACATAACCTACATTTATTCTTACCCTTATGAAAAGAAGATTACAAGCTTTTCTCTTCTTACTACTCCTGACAGGGAGCCTTGCGCAGGCCCAGGTAAAAGACCCTGTGGTAGAAGGAATAGTAAAAGAGGCTAACGAAAATTCTCAGCTAGAGCAGCTGGCTCATGAGCTGTTGGATGGCATAGGTCCACGCCTGGTGGGTACGCCACAGATGCAGCAAGCACATGACTGGGCTGTGGCTAAGTATAAAAACTGGGGCATCGAAGCCCGCAACGAAAAGTGGGGTGAGTGGCGCGGCTGGCAACGTGGTGTAACGCATGTAGATATGGTGCACCCACGTGTGCAGTCTCTGGATGCTATGCAGCTTGCCTGGAGCCCCGGTACCAAGAGCAAAGGCGTAACTGCCGAGGTAATTGCACTTCCGAACCTGCAGGACTCAGTGGCCTTCCAAAAATGGCTGCCAAACGTTAAAGGCAAGTTCGTGATGATTTCTATGCCGCAGCCAACCGGCCGCCCGGACTATAACTGGGAGGAATTTGCTACCAAGGAGTCGCTGGAGAAAATGCATCAGCACCGAGACTCGCTTAACAAAGTATGGTCGGAGCGCATGGAAGCGATTGGCTACAATGGCCGCTCATTGCCGCCGGCACTCGAGCAGGCTGGTGCAGCAGGTGTGGTTACCTCTAACTGGTCGCGCGGCTTTGGCGTGAATAAGATTTTCGGAGCCTATACCAAGAAAGTGCCAAGCATTGATATGGAACTGGAAGACTACGGCATGCTGTACCGCCTGGCGGAGTCCGGTCAAAAACCACAAATAAAAGTGGTTGCTGAGTCTAAGAACCTGAAAAACGCCCCTACCTTCAACACCATCGCTGAAATAAAGGGAACAGAGAAGCCAGAGGAGTATGTGATCCTTTCTGCCCATTTCGATTCATGGGATGGTGGCACTGGTGCTACAGATAATGGTACAGGTACTATTGTAATGATGGAGGCGATGCGTATTCTTAAGAAAATGTACCCTAACCCGAAGCGCACCATTCTAGTCGGCCACTGGGGAAGCGAAGAACAAGGCCTAAATGGTTCACGTGCCTTTGTAGCAGACCATCCGGAAATTGTGAAGAACACACAGGCAGTTTTCAACCAGGATAATGGAACCGGTAGAGTGGTAAACATTTCCGGCCAGGGCTTCCTGCATGCCTATGATTTTCTGGGTCGCTGGTTAAGCGCAGCTCCGGAGAACATTACCAGCTCTATTGAAACACACTTTCCTGGCTTCCCGGGTGGTGGTGGTTCTGACCACGCCTCTTTCGTAGCTGCTGGTGCCCCGGCGTTCATGCTTAGCTCACTAAGCTGGTCTTACGGTACTTACACCTGGCATACCAACCGCGATACTTACGATAAGATCGTGTTCGACGATGTGCGCAACAACGCCATATTGGTAGCTATACTTGCCTACAAAGCCAGTGAGGACCCTAACATGGCCTCTCGCGAACGAATTGTTCTGCCTATAGACACTAAAACAGGTGAGCAAAGAACCTGGCCTGCACAAAGAGAGCCGAACCGCAAGGGTGGCTTGGACTAAAATAATCTAAGTATAAAAACCTCAAAAGGGGCTGCCAAAATTGGCAGCCCCTTTTGTTTATAGGCGGCATCTTCAGCAAAACACCAGATAAATGTAGGATATTGGCCCCATGGATACTTAATTGCATGCCCAATTAAAGTTGTTACACAGAGTTTATAGTTTTGAAATCCAAAAGTATCTCCCTCAGGGAAACGTTCTTCATCGGCCTGATGCTGTTTGCTGTTTTCTTCGGCGCAGGCAACCTGATTTTTCCTTTATCGCTGGGTCAGGCTTCCGGCACAAACATTATACCTGCCATCATAGGCTTTCTGATGACCGGTGTTGGGCTTCCGCTGTTGGGAGTTATTGCCATCGGCACTTCAAAGAATGAGGATGTGCAGACTATTTCGGCTAAAGTACACCCACTGTTTGGCTTACTCTTTCCCGTAATTATTTACCTAACTATAGGTCCTTTGTTTGCTGTTCCAAGAACAGGTACTGTGTCGTATGAAATTGGGGTTGCTCCTTTCCTATCAGAAAGCCTGAAGTCATCCGGCATTGGCATGGTGTT is a genomic window containing:
- a CDS encoding cytochrome-c peroxidase is translated as MKSILYFTLLALGTFLFSCKPETPQTPASKTKAYLLANLDTLQHSAEHQLLRLAIAGSSDSLRLAFQEARRRYKKVELFTEYYAPTASKALNGAPLPEYEVLESKSFEPSGLQVIEEYLYPTFDTTNREELVREAKKFVSVLGRARVILRETELEEANILNACKQEIYRIMVLGISGFDTPLTNTGVAEAAVSLTAVQEVLSFFGEHPELQQLLQEAIHYTSSSEDFDAFDRLAFITRFANPITSYITNWQQELQIDDLPNRLVLNSKAATLFDKDALNNDAFAGSADAASTPDKVALGKALFFSPVVSGNTSTCSTCHQPELAFTDGLPKSASLVKGKFVQRNAPTLYYAGLQHSQFYDMRATTLESQAVDVIRNKDEMHASVEEAAQRLNQQPDFVQAFQTAFPGMETEIQPRHVMLVLASYVRSLTPFNSRFDRHMRGKEGQLSAEEIKGFNLFMGKAKCGTCHFMPVFNGTAAPAFTNTEAEVLGVLADPKAPHPTLDPDKGRYGFTPLDGLQHAFKTPTLRNISKTAPYMHNGAYETLEEVMDFYNKGGAAGMGLQLENQTLPPDPLNLTPEETKAIIAFLQTLTDEV
- a CDS encoding Hsp20/alpha crystallin family protein, translated to MKQNRDLFPTIPSFFDDNMLRDWFNWPLLNNSERSSVPAVNIKETNDAFELEVAAPGMSKQDFKVELNNNMLVISAEKENKHEEQDDQGNFTRREFNYQSFTRTFSLPERMVLGDKISAKYKDGLLCITVPKSEDAKVKPAKQIEIA
- a CDS encoding M20/M25/M40 family metallo-hydrolase; its protein translation is MKRRLQAFLFLLLLTGSLAQAQVKDPVVEGIVKEANENSQLEQLAHELLDGIGPRLVGTPQMQQAHDWAVAKYKNWGIEARNEKWGEWRGWQRGVTHVDMVHPRVQSLDAMQLAWSPGTKSKGVTAEVIALPNLQDSVAFQKWLPNVKGKFVMISMPQPTGRPDYNWEEFATKESLEKMHQHRDSLNKVWSERMEAIGYNGRSLPPALEQAGAAGVVTSNWSRGFGVNKIFGAYTKKVPSIDMELEDYGMLYRLAESGQKPQIKVVAESKNLKNAPTFNTIAEIKGTEKPEEYVILSAHFDSWDGGTGATDNGTGTIVMMEAMRILKKMYPNPKRTILVGHWGSEEQGLNGSRAFVADHPEIVKNTQAVFNQDNGTGRVVNISGQGFLHAYDFLGRWLSAAPENITSSIETHFPGFPGGGGSDHASFVAAGAPAFMLSSLSWSYGTYTWHTNRDTYDKIVFDDVRNNAILVAILAYKASEDPNMASRERIVLPIDTKTGEQRTWPAQREPNRKGGLD